One part of the Phragmites australis chromosome 3, lpPhrAust1.1, whole genome shotgun sequence genome encodes these proteins:
- the LOC133912712 gene encoding uncharacterized protein LOC133912712, giving the protein MWGFAPNVWVSGLGRKSPPNCSSSNVACSDDEASSCTSREEGLECPICWESFNIVENIPYVLWCGHTMCKNCILGLQWAVIKVPTVPIQLPFFICCPWCNLLSLRILYKGNIIFPRKNYFLLWMVEGMNGERARSRSAVQTEQHTTWLSTSSRANGIAGYSNPIRRPLPPQVDTSSSSANHANHGAPLLNAERVQASLHKSLSFLVHLTAKFPLVFIFLLIVLYAIPASAAVLLLYILITVLFALPSFLILYFAYPSLDWLVREIFA; this is encoded by the coding sequence ATGTGGGGTTTTGCACCAAATGTTTGGGTGTCTGGGTTGGGGAGGAAGAGTCCTCCAAATTGCTCCTCTTCCAATGTTGCGTGTTCTGATGATGAGGCATCCTCATGCACAAGTAGAGAAGAAGGCCTGGAGTGCCCCATATGTTGGGAGTCCTTCAACATAGTCGAGAACATACCTTATGTGCTATGGTGTGGCCACACCATGTGCAAGAACTGCATCCTAGGCCTTCAGTGGGCTGTCATCAAAGTTCCAACTGTGCCAATCCAGCTACCATTCTTCATCTGTTGCCCCTGGTGCAATCTCCTGTCACTTCGCATACTTTACAAAGGGAACATCATATTCCCACGCAAAAATTACTTCCTCCTTTGGATGGTTGAGGGGATGAATGGCGAGCGGGCAAGATCACGGTCTGCTGTTCAAACTGAGCAACATACGACATGGCTCTCAACCAGCAGTAGGGCAAATGGAATTGCTGGTTATTCAAACCCCATTAGACGTCCCCTTCCACCACAGGTTGATACTTCGTCCTCCAGTGCAAATCATGCCAACCATGGGGCCCCTCTCCTGAATGCAGAGAGGGTACAAGCTTCGCTGCACAAGTCGCTGTCATTCTTGGTTCACCTGACTGCCAAATTTCCTCTGgtgttcatcttcctcctcatagTGCTCTATGCGATCCCTGCCAGCGCAGCAGTCTTGTTATTGTACATCCTTATCACAGTGCTGTTTGCGCTTCCCTCATTCTTGATATTATATTTTGCGTATCCGAGCCTAGACTGGCTTGTTAGAGAAATCTTTGCTTGA